CCTTCACGAGCGAGCGTGCGAGTGTGCTGCCCACAAAGCCACAGATGCCGGTGATAAGGAGTTTCATTGATCGAGAGTGGACGTCGGCAAAGGTAGGCGGCTTAGGTTTCAGGCCGTATTCCGCGTGCGCCAGGCCTCTACGATCTGGCGGATGGTTTCTTCCAGCGATTGCGTGATGTCCCACTCCGGGTAGTGGGCGCGCATCTTGCGCAGGTCGGAGTAGTAGCAGATGTGGTCGCCCGCACGGTTTTGGTCGAGGTAAGTGAAAACCTGCTGCTTGCCGGTGAAGCGTTCGGCGATCCTGAAGGCTTCAAGGATCGAGGTGCTGTTGGCCTTGCCGCCACCGAGATTGTAGACTTCGCCGGCGCGGGGGGCGGCGACGAACGAAGCCATGAAGCGGGCGACGTCGAGCGAATGGATGTTGTCGCGCACCTGTTTTCCTTTGTATCCGAAAACCTTATACTCGCGGCCCTCAAGGTTACATTTCACGAGATAGGAGAGGAAGCCGTGGAGCTCGACGCCGGAGTGGTTCGGTCCGGTCAGGCAGCCGCCGCGCAGGGCACATGTGGGAAGGTTAAAATAGCGTCCGTATTCCTGCACCATGACGTCGGCTGCAACCTTGGATGCCCCGAAAAGCGAATGCTTTGACTGGTCGATCGTGAACGTCTCGGCGATGCCCTCGTCGTAGGCCGGGTCGGCGTAATCCCAACGCGTTTCGAGTTCCTGCAACGCGATGCGGTTGGGGGCGTCGCCGTAAACCTTGTTTGTGCTCATGTGGACGAACGGCGATTCGGGGCAGGCCTGACGGGCGGCCTCGAGCAGGTTTAACGTGCCGACCGCGTTCGTGTCGAAGTCGTCGAACGGGATCGCCGCGGCGCGATCGTGGGAAGGTTGCGCGGCGGTGTGAACGATGGCGGACGGACGGATTTTCTTAACGAGATCGAGGACGCCGGCCCGATCACGGATATCGAGCTCGTGGTGGTTAAAGCCGGGAAGCTCGTCTGAAAGGCGGCGTTGATTCCAGCGTGTGTCACCTTGCGGACCGAAAAACACGGCGCGTTGATTGTTGTCCACGCCGTGGATGGTGTAGCCCAGTTCGCGTGCGAAATAGATGCAGACCTCGGAACCGATGAGGCCGGACGAGCCGGTGACAAGGAGGGTTTTAGACATGATGACGGCAGAGCTTATTCATGCGAATGTGCGCAACGATGGTGGGATGTCTGCGGGTGAAAGGTGAAATTATTTTGAGCGAGAGGCGGTGAGCTTTATTAGAACAACCGGTGATGACGAGCAAAGGCCTCGGTCTCGGGGTCTTTCCAAAGGGCGATACCGATGAGCGCCACGCCGAGGAACGCGATTATCCCAGCTTGGTCCTGCAGGAAACCGGCGACCAGGCTGAGTGCGCCCACTTCACGGGGAAGTGTGAAAGCCAGCCAGGAGTTCGGGCTGTTGTCGGTCATGCGCAGGGTAAACGGGCCGGCCGGCCGGTGAAAGAAAACGGATCTCCAGCGGGAAACCGCCGAGGCGGTCAGGGTGATTTTGTGCTCGGTGCCCTTTTGATCGATCAGGGTGAGGGCGAAGTCCTTGTTGTTGGAATAACCGGTCACCGAGATCTTCAACCAAGCGGTGCGGGCTTCGGCGGGGAACTGCAGCTCGACCGAGCCGGTGGCGCCGCCGCTGGCGTCAAAGGAACCCCATGAGGTCTCGGAGTCACGGTTGGTGAAGGTGGGCCCAAAGCCGTCGGGCCTGAAGGCGTTGCCAACGGTGTTGGTTGTCTTGAGCGGGCTGAGCGGGGCGCGGACGTTGGTGGGCAAAATTGCGCGAATGCTCGGGTGGTTAATCGTATCGGCGAGACGTTCGGAGTTGGGGTAGGGGACATGCATGAAGGGCTTGTCGGTGAACTCGGCGATGTCGTTGTTGAGCACGAACGCTTTCACATGCCGCTCCTGAATGAGGCTTTCCTCTGCCTTCTTCGTGATCTGTTTCGGAAGCCTGAAGACCGCCGAGAAAATCAAGCAGCCGCCGATCGTGACAACCCATGCCGCGGCCAGGAAGACGGCGGCTTTGCGAAAACGATCTTTGTTGGCGATGAAAAGATACAACAAGCAGGCAAACCCGACGCAGAGGCTCAGCGAAAAATTGTCCGCGTAGCGTGAGGCGAGGGAGCCGACGGCGCGACCATACGCGATCGCGACCGCCTGGCCGGAGCACCACATGCCGAGCGTGATCAGAAGCCAGGCCGGGTCCTTCGTGCTGATGCGTTTCCACAAAGCCCAGACCAGCAGCGCAACCAAGGGGGCCTGCGCGATAAAAGCGACGACGGGAACCTTTGACGGCCAGCTGGTAACTTTTAGCAGGGCACTGAAGAAGTGGCCGATGTTTTGTGCCTTGAGCACACTGTGGGCGCTCACGTGATGGATCATCAGCAGACCAGCCGCGGTCACGGCGCCCAGCACCAGCAACCCGATTCCCTGCCGGACCCACTCGGACCGGTTTTGAAACAACCGCATCGCGATCAAACCACAGGTCACCGCCGGCGCGAAAACGCCTCCCGCCATGGAGATTGGCCCGAGGCAAAAAACGATCACGCCCACCCACCAACCCCGCGAAAGCGTGGGATTGCGCCAGCAGCAGCCGATGCCGATCAGTCCCCAAAGAACCACGAGGTAGAACTGCGATTGAAAACCCCACAGGGTGTTTTCCCACCCGAACGGCAGCGCGAAAATGGCCGCCACGAAAAAGCCGAACAACAAGCGAGCCGCGTAGCTCGTGAGAAACCGCCCGCACAACGCGATTAACACCATGATGCCGCCAACGTGGATGAAGGCCTGCGTCACCATCTCGACCTTCGGATCCCAGATGCCATTCAAGTCGACCAAACCGATCAAGAGCACACGGGTAAGAAAGATGCGGTGCTCGCAGTGAGCCGCGAACATTTGGGACCAGGACAGCCGGTTTTCTTGCGCGGGTGCGAGCATGCCCTTCGCCTCGCCGTCCCACTGATCCCAGAAAGGGGTGGAATTGCCAAATTGATCGATTAGCGCGAATTTGGCGGCGAGAACCAGCAGGCCAAGTCCGACAAGATAAAGCCAGGTGATGCGCGGGCGGGTGGTTATTGGAGAGTTATCGATCATCAAAGGAAGGACGTTGGCCTAAATGGATTACGGTGATTGGTGCAGTTAAGGGCTATTATCAAGAAACATGCTCATGCGCTGCAATAAGGGTGGAAAAACAAGCAAGGGTGCTCCGCCCGGTGACTCTTGTCCGGCGACGATGATTACACCCACGGGATGGGGATTTCGCCATGGCTCCAAGATCGTGGGTGGCTGCGGGTTTAATTCCTAGCCCCACACAAAGGCTTGCCTGATGATCGCGCCATGAACGTGGCCAAGATCATGCAGCAATGGGAACTGCCTATCACACCGGATGAACGCGCCAGAGACCGCTCCGATGAATTGAGTGTTTTGCTCACGGGATCTCCTCAACTGCGTGCCCGGGTCTCGATCACTTGTTTTGGTAAAACCGACGGCGGTGGCGCTCAATGCCACGCGGTATTATCTGCCCTTTTTTTCAGCCATCAGCATGGAGTGGCCTATCTGCACCAACCGTTTGTTTTGGTCGATCATCGCGAATGCGAGCACTTGCGTTGGACACGACGTTGGGAGCGGTTTTTGGATCTCGGCAAAGGCTTTGAACGGCTTGTGCACGGGGCCAATTTTGTGGCGGTTTCGGATTTCGTGGACGCACCCGATGCGCACCCGGGGCCGGTGGTTTTACACGCGCAGGCATTCCACTTTTTCGCGAATCAACAGCCCGATGCTTACGAGGAAATCGTTGCGCCGCTGCGCCACCGCTTTGAGCGGCGGATGCGTTGGGCTTCATTGCGACGGTGGTTGGCCGTCGTCGGTCGATCCAAGCAATTCAGGGTCGCGGTGCATATCCGTCGGGGCGATGTCAGCTCGGACAACAGCTGGTCGGATCGCTACACGTCCAACGAGGTGATTTTAAGGAAACTCGATGCGGTCGCGGCGGAGCTTTCCAAGAAAGCGATTCCGTTTGTGGTGGATATTTATTCGGAAGGCGTGCTCGAAGATTTCACGGTGTTGAGTGAGCGGGGTTATCACGTCCATCTGGGACGGAGTGTGTTCAAGGATTTTGAAGCGATGGTGACGGCGGATCTTTTGATAACGGCTAAAAGTTCGCTGAGCTGTCTCGCCGGGCTTTTATCCCGGGGGATCGTCATTTACGAAGACGCCTATCATAAACCGCAGAGTCACTGGATCGTGGCGGATGGAAGCGGACGATTTGACGTCGGCTTACTCCAAGCCCGACTCGCTGCAATTAACTGCCCACTTACTTGATCGGCCGTCGGGTAAGGTTGTTTTCATCCCACCACGGAATCCAGAGGCGACGCCAGTTGACGGCGGGTTTGGCGCGAAGAGCGGCTTCGTAAACGCCCACGAGGGTGCGTGTATTCGTTGCCAGATCAAAGTGCTGCAGGGCGAAGGCGCGGCCGGCGTTCCCCAAGCGCGCGGCGTGATCGGGGTTGGAGAAAATTTCACGACAACGGGCGGCGATTTCAGCGGCTGAACCCGTGCGCAAAAAAACGGCTTCACGCCCGTCCTGCATGTCTGCCGCGATGTTGGTGTCGGGCAGGATAACCGGCCGGCCGCTGGCGAGAAACTCGGGTAGTTTCGAAGGCAGCCGGTAGTCGTTGAAAGCACCGGGCACGCCGGGTTGGACGAGCACGCTCGCCAAGGCGAAAAGCGCGGGGAGTCGCGCGCGATCTACGAAGCCGAGTTCGATCACATGACGGCGTTCTTCGGGCGAGAGGCGTTCATTGAACCAGGGAGGATTGGGGCCGGTGCGGATGAGGCGGGTGGGTATGCCCTCGTGATTTAGCAGGGCGACGGCGGCGTAAAGCGTGAGGATTTCTTCCACATTCGCGTGGTTCGCACTGCCGGGGTAAACGATGACCTGTTCATGAGGGAGCAGGCCGAGCTGCGCGCGCAGGGCGGCATCGGGTGGTAGCGGATCGCGGACCCACGCATCGAGTCCCGGGGGAAGAATAGTCGCAGGGATGCCAGACGGCACGAACTCGATGAGTCGCGGCGTGATGCAGGTCACGGCATCAGCGGCCTGGAGCAGGCGTTGGTGGCGCCGCGGGTGGGAGAGCACCTCGATGGACAGGCCTCCGAGGGTTTCATCCGGCATGGAGACAAGTTCGTCGAACGTGAGCCCGGTAAAAGTTGAAAGAATGTGACGCTCGTTATCCTCCAGATGAATGATCACGCGGGCGGGACGGAAAACTGTGCGTTGATAGGCGAGCAGGCAGCGGCGGACGGGTTCGCGTGGTGTCCAGGCGTGAATGATATCGGCGGTGCGCCCGTTGGGAAAACATGCGGGGCGTGCGACCACTTCATCGTAGGTCAGCGTGCCCTCGGCCGGGCCGGGTTCGCGGGAGGGCAGTGCGATGATACAGGCGTGACCGAGCCGGTTGAGCTCGGTCACAAACGCGGCGATATGATTGAGACTGTTTGATAAGCGGTCCCCGTAGTTGATGAAGAGAATGTTCACGGGAATTACGGGAGTCGGCGCACGTTGGCTGGTCGTAATCAGACGTGCTCATGCACTGCGATCAGGTCGGCAAAAGCCCTCACGGGCAGGCCGTTTTGGCGTGCAAAAGAACACACGGAATAGTGTTCGGTGTAGGATTGGTTTGTCCAATCGCGGAGCTGCGTATCGCTCGAGGACGAACCGCGGGTTTCGATCCAACGCCGGGAGCCCGGGTCTTCCTCGTGGCGCGCACCACGGCGATAGAGATCGGCCGGAACGAGGTAGCACGAGCCCACGGATTCCAAGTCGTAAACAGGCCCTCGTTGTTTGAAATAAGGAGGCTGCGACGTGGCCCAGTGGCCTTGTTCGACGAAGCCGGCCACATCATAAAATAAGGGGCCGCCCACGGAAGACGTGGCTTTGTCCATGAAGATCATGGGGGCAGCGATGCCACCTTCGGATCGCCGGATGAGGTTGGCGATCAGGTCGGGTAGGTAATCAACCAGATCGATGTCGGGCCAGAACA
This window of the Rariglobus hedericola genome carries:
- a CDS encoding NAD-dependent epimerase/dehydratase family protein; its protein translation is MSKTLLVTGSSGLIGSEVCIYFARELGYTIHGVDNNQRAVFFGPQGDTRWNQRRLSDELPGFNHHELDIRDRAGVLDLVKKIRPSAIVHTAAQPSHDRAAAIPFDDFDTNAVGTLNLLEAARQACPESPFVHMSTNKVYGDAPNRIALQELETRWDYADPAYDEGIAETFTIDQSKHSLFGASKVAADVMVQEYGRYFNLPTCALRGGCLTGPNHSGVELHGFLSYLVKCNLEGREYKVFGYKGKQVRDNIHSLDVARFMASFVAAPRAGEVYNLGGGKANSTSILEAFRIAERFTGKQQVFTYLDQNRAGDHICYYSDLRKMRAHYPEWDITQSLEETIRQIVEAWRTRNTA
- a CDS encoding glycosyltransferase family 4 protein, translated to MNILFINYGDRLSNSLNHIAAFVTELNRLGHACIIALPSREPGPAEGTLTYDEVVARPACFPNGRTADIIHAWTPREPVRRCLLAYQRTVFRPARVIIHLEDNERHILSTFTGLTFDELVSMPDETLGGLSIEVLSHPRRHQRLLQAADAVTCITPRLIEFVPSGIPATILPPGLDAWVRDPLPPDAALRAQLGLLPHEQVIVYPGSANHANVEEILTLYAAVALLNHEGIPTRLIRTGPNPPWFNERLSPEERRHVIELGFVDRARLPALFALASVLVQPGVPGAFNDYRLPSKLPEFLASGRPVILPDTNIAADMQDGREAVFLRTGSAAEIAARCREIFSNPDHAARLGNAGRAFALQHFDLATNTRTLVGVYEAALRAKPAVNWRRLWIPWWDENNLTRRPIK